AATACAGGGTAGTAGAAACCTAAAATATCAGTTAGAGCCAACCTATAAGGAGTTGGAAGAAGGCAGCACATGATGTTAAGGTCCTGCAAGAGACAGCAAGCGGCTGCCATGCCCCTGCAGTGCATAGGAACCCAGACAGTCTACATTTTTTAGCTGAATCCTAACAGACTGAAATTGGACCTGACCTAAACAGAAAGATAAGTTGAGGAAGTTGTTGTTATAACACTGATTTCAATTTAAGAAATTGAAACATGAGCTTGGGACCTTAAAATTTAGGCTTTAGGGAAGAAAAACTAGGGACACATATTTATGATATCAGAACTATGAATGGGACAGCTTAATGAATAGTGGCATCACATTTCGTAGGTATCCTCTTTGGTCAACACATTGGCGGTATCAAAGTAGTTGTGAGATTACATTTAGCAGGACCCTTGCATAGATTTGGGTGCTTGCATTGGTGGTACCAAAGCAGAAGTGTGACATTATATTTAACTAAGGATCTTATGCACATTTTGGTCCTTACAAAGACCTTCCTCTCCTTGTTTGTCATTTTTGGTTTTCTATGGGTACTCTCAGTAAGGCCCGAAGGAAGTTGGGAGCCTCTAATTCAATTGAGGACAAGCTGTGGCCTTTCCTCTGTTTTTTGAGGATAACCTCTtccttggttttttttttttttttggtgtttaaGATTAGAATGAGGGCTCTCACCAgtggttatttatttatttatttttttatgctatTTAGGGGAGAGGGGGGATGTGTAAtattccaaattttctaaagagctcaagagtaattttaacgtggaccataggtgaaattatcaaaagaataagaataatttcttacagttataaataccgaattgactgcagggaatgtcccGAAATGTAATTGTTTAAGAAAACAGATATGGTCTCGACAAGCATCctgagatatgatttatggtattagAAGAAATCGGAATTtagacgatttttggtacagctaaaatacaactttGATTTAGGTTGAAAAACCAAATCATCGTAgaggacttccgggaagtcaacggaaccttgaAGGGGCTCTGATTTTTCGTAAGAATCAACTTTGAAGTGGTTTCAGGACGAAACAAAGGTCCGATAATGGCGCATGgacgaaatcgtccttatcgagttagccatgagttattaattttgaattttcagtatcgtaatgcaaattaatttgatgttagaggtgtaatttgaaattaaggaattTCACAGGTGAAATACAGACAAAAATTGAGAGTAAAATGTGCAATTTTCctattattaatgtaatatatagtgttatatatatatacgaaggCAAATTAGCATCATTGAGAGACAAATTTGCATTAGGCTGAGAGAAGTGCCGAAAGAAGGGGGTGACGACTAGCTGTAAATGGTGCAATGGCCAGCTATAAATTCGGTGCATTGCCTATAAAAGAGGAAGCAAATGGATTGGCTGAAAGAAGAGAATGGGAAGAAATGGAAATGGAGAAGCAAAGAGCTTGGGCAGAGAGGGTTGTTACGAGAGAAGAGGGATTGAGGAAGGGAGCTAATGGCCGAGCATGGccgagtaagagagagagatcgagagagtgaGATGGAGGGTAGCCGAAGAAAGCGATCAGTGGCCATGACCGCAAGCAGCGAGCTCGAGTGGTGCACGTAGGGGCGGCCAAGAACAGTGCAAGCGGCCAAGGGCGGCCATTGGCTGACCGGTGTTGGAGCCGACAGCAACGTGCGTAGGAgcaactgccatggccgaagttgcagcggccatggctgtttGTGAGGAAGCCGAGCGTCGAAGCGAGCAACGGGTGGCTTGCGGTGCAGGTGGCCAATGACGGTGGTCGCGCGACGGCAAGAAGCGGCCGAGGTGGACGGCGGCAAGGCCAGCAACGCGGGTGTGTGGTAGGCTGGCATGGCTGCTCACGCACAGGAGCagttggaggaagaagatgaataggaaggaggaaaaaagaaaagaaaagaaatagaagaaaataggaaaagatggagaaaaatcCCGGAAAATGCTAAAATAATTCtgggaattaatttggggcttgaggagtATGCCCCGAGCCAGGAAATTGATCAGGCACGCGTTTCGAGGTCAGAGCACGCATACCGAAGAAGCctaagaggctaagtcaaggtgaggaaaatttcttagaaaattccagaaattcagGAATgctattttatgaattgttatagtgaaataattgagaaatatttagtttggatttattgaagaaaaataggaggaaatagagagaaaaataaagaaaatgcaagaaattatagaaaaatgagttttaatgcttatttaaataaaaatgattattcggatgttttgaggcttaagttgaactgacttgtgcaaattttgaggttggcacgcaaatcaagacgatgcacgtatttcgagtTAAGacgcgaatatcgaggtagcccgataagtttgagaaggtaagtggttcgatcccaaaaatctgattttatgtaaatgattttatcatgttgtcatgtcttgatgcaaacatgtcatgtagattgcatttacatatattgatgataaaatatgcatatgagcacgatgagattcacggtcatacgatGCATATGTTTGGGATTAGGGATTGGCGTCGTTGTtttgccaatggtgcacccatacacctcgatctgacaaggagactgtaaaaatggcgGATAACAGTTGGGTGGGGTCGACCCAAGCATGAGAGAGTAATGatgatatgtgcattgcattcatacacgtACTGTAGTCTTTTTAAGACcgacacacactcacacactcGCTGCAATCTAGCCCTCAAGATCTCACTGCCATACCTCTTATTTAGAACACACAATCACCCGATAGAAATATAGGGACTAGGAATAGAAAAATAGCAGTAAACACAccaaatttatcctggttcagtctcataaatgagacctacatccagactgccttaggcctatgaaatctccactatcttgacaaTCTTTACAGCAATTACATGAACTAGAAAAGTCTTCTCTTCTTCCCGAatctaaaaccctagactacCAAGAGAAGAACACCCCAAGAGAAGTACAAAACTCTTAGCCTAGCTCACCCGCACACCCTTACAAGATATCCCGAGATTTCACCCTTACAATACCAAGTTTTCCcagcctctatttataaaggataGAGGCGGGCAAGGCAGTTACAACTGACTGCCCTAACTAACCGGAAACCCATTTATTTAATGGACGGCTATAAaaaccagaaaagaaaaaacattacAATAGAAGAACTTTTGCTAACAGATTTATACAAGAAATTGAACCTAAGTACATAAACTAATCTAACACAAATGTCTTCACAcgtgcattaaatgttttgttcccttacttagatgattcatcatctaacttgggctttaccctcggaatattcaaacattccagatagagattgtagcagatacaaggatgattgaggcatgaaatgacacttagcaaagtgtatgatgaattaaatgatgaattgaatgtgtGTTATGCAGCCCatgtatttaatttctgttattttgaattctgaaagttttgagaaataatgatGTAAAAactgatttataattaatgttaaagatgttaggttcgattctaacttccgcatttgatgttatgatgattctcttttgagataaatatatgaaaattttgagatgaatacgaggaatgatatgatttagcattagatttgaaaaagaaattattatcccagaattgtcctaagttataacacgtccgagaaaatggggtgttacaggaTGCGAGGGGAAGTTCGATGACAATTTCTAACACTAGTGAGAGAGTGGGCTTTATAGATAAAAGAAGTGGGTCCCAGAGCCTTGGGCAGATGGACATCCTATTGAGTTGAGTTTTGTGCAAGGAATGGGGGGTGTTTAAACAGTGAGTTTGCTACAGCTGACATTCATGGAGATTACCTAAACAGCGAGCTTGGGTGCAAATGGTGTTTTAAGATAaagttctatattttgattACTAGATTTAAAGTTTTAGTTAATGGGATACCTAAGGGATTTTTTGATAGTTCCACAGGCTTGAGGCAAGGTGACACTTTATCTCTAttcctttttatatatttatggagGATTTCAGTTCAAATAAAATTGCAGGAGGTAAAACTCCTAAGCCCATTAGTGGTTCTGAAATGGGCACATAGGTAGGTGTTAGATTATTTTGTGGTGTTTTGAGGCCATTCCTggtctcattattaatttcaaaggggaaaatattttgatgagtGAGATCAATTGTATTAATAGTTCAGCTGATTCTTTATACTGCAAAATTGGTCCTTTGTTCAGGTCTCCCACTTGGCCCTTCATTTAAAGCTAAATCTATTTGGAATGATATTATTGAGAGTTGTAAATCAAGGCTTGCTTCCCAAAAAGGTAGTATCCATCTAAAGAAGGAAGGATTATGCTTATAAAAGCCTCTTTCATATATCCCTCTGTATATTATGTCTTTGTTTAACATTTTGATCTTAGTAGCAAATAGGTTGGAGAAAGTACAAAGGGACACCCCCTTCTGCTCTGGAGAAACATTTTTTAGGACTATGTTCAAGCCTGAAAGAGATATCTGTCTGGGCAAACATCATTGTTAGTAAATATTAGTCTATTCAGCGAGATTGGTCAAGAAGATTGATTATCTCTTCTCATGGGCTTTATTTATGGAGGGCATTATGAACATTTGGACTGACTTCTCCAAAATTGTCTACTTTCAGGTTGAGAATGGAGTAGAGTTACCTCCTGGAAAGATAGTTGGTGTAGCTCAGTTTTgagattttctttttcagttTTAGTACCATGTGGGTAAATGCTAGCTTCTATGATGGATTTTTTGTACTCGTGGGATTGGCCTTGTCCAACTAGAAGATATAGGGATTTTTGGAACTTTATTTCCTTTTGTGTGGTGGCACATTTGGAGTGAGAAAAATTGGAGAGGTCTTGAGactgtcaagagaaaaattaattgttttaagGGAACCATTCTcgcctttgttttttttttttttctttttttggtgaGGCTTTTCCAGTTCCGTTTTCAGACTTTTGTGCAGTTTGATGACGATGTCTTACCATACAGGGTTCACACCTGAAGGCACTTCTTTTTAAGAACAGCCTAATTGCTCCTAAATTGTAGGACGAGAAGACTAAAACCACAGCCAGCAGAAGGAACTTGTTATATTTGATAAACAACCTTTACTTGAAAAAGATGGATTAGCATTGGCAATTTCTCCAATCAAAGCTACAAAATTTCAAGACACCAAATCACAATTACCTCTTCTCATAAACTGCACATGGCCTTGATTAGAAATAGGATTCAAGTATGAAAACTAACTATAACTCTTATTAGAAAGACTATTggaacacaaaaagaaaagggaaaacaaagaaaaacctAGTGACTATCAAAAAGCATGTTAAAGTCACAAGCTCAAGCTACACTTTTACAGGGGATTACCAGTTCTCTTATCTGGGGAGTCTTTGATATAAATCATCAGCCAAGGCCTGCCTCATGCTCTCTCCATGGTAACAAGATGACTTCTCACTCTCAAGCAGTCTCGGTGGCGGCCCGCACTCCTCGGGCTCCTTCCAGAGCTCCGGCTCGGGCTCCCTAGCAATCTGACACAGATTATGCAAAACGCAGCAAGCAACAATGGTCTGAGGGGCATGGTTCAGGCCCACATTCAAGTCTTGAAGAATCTTCCACCTCCCCTTAAGCAAGCCAATGGCTTCTTCCACCACCTTCCTCCCCTTCATCAAGGCAATATCAAATTCATTCTGTGCCGGCGTGCCAGTGCCGTTCCAAGTGAAAGGAGTGATCAAGAAGGACAGTAAAGGGAAACACCAATCCCCAACTATATAAGGTCTCACTGGATGCCCCCTCACATTCATAACCCTGTCCCAAACAATGTCTTCCGAAATAAGCCGATCGTATAGGGTACTGTCTCTCAAATGGGCGGCGTCGTCGGACCCGCCCGGAGCCTTAACACAGACGTCCCAGAAAACCTTTTTGTGATCGGCGACGACCTGAAGAAGAACCGCGGGGTACCCGTGGCGGCAGAGATAGGCGGCGGGGTTTTGGTCGGAGGGGATTCGGCGGAGCTTTAGGGCAGTGGCGTCAATGGCGCCGCATAGGTTGGGGAGCGAGGTGAGCTCCTCGAAGGCGCGAGTGGAGTCGAGGAGGCGGCGCTGACCGACGGGAATTTTGATGAATTCGGGGTAGAGCTTGGTGGCGAGGAGGCGAGTGACCATGTTGGTGATCTTCGAGATGAGGTAGGGGTCGAGCGAGTAGCGGGAGGCTAGGGTTTGGGCGGAGAGGCCGTGGGTGAGGCGGGAGAGGACCATGGCGACGGCGTAATCGGAGGGGAGGGAGAGGTTGGATTGGGCTATGTAGGGTTTGAGCTTGTCGACGACGGTGGTGAAGACGGGGTAGGAGAGGCCGTAGGAGGACCGCCACTGGGCGTCGCGGAGAGGGGCTTCCATGGCCCAGATGTGCTCGGTGGAGAGGGCGCGGAAGGCGGCGACGGAGAATTCAGAGTTAGGGtcggaggcggcggcggcgggaAGGGAGGAGGGAGAGGAGGAAGGGCGGGAGGAGGCGGTGGTGGCGAGGTAGGAGAGGACGGAGGCGATGGTGAAGAAGAGGAGGGGGGCGGCGGTGCTGGAGGCGAGGAGAGAGGTGGGGGAGGAGGCGGAAGACATGGTGGATGCTGGCGGCGAGTAGGTGTCGGAGAGCAGGGAGGAGGTTGGGTCTAGGTGGTTATGGAGCTGCAGCAGATTCGACAGCATTAGCAAGAATGACTGAtccatactctctctctctctctctctctctctctcagttacGGTTAGGGTTTGGGTTTCGCCGAGAGAGAGACAACCGGACGGAGGAATTTTAGCTTTCACGTCTGGACTGGACGGCAATTTCAGAGGAATACCGAGGAAATGAGACCGGCGAGGGCGCCAGTGTTACGACGTCGTATTCCGTTATCGATCACGTGGGCTTTTCTATTGAGATGGGCTTTCCTCCCAGGAGGCCCACTTCCAAGGGAACACAAAACGACGGACGGCCTGCGACGCCTGTCATTGAATGACGTGTTAAATAGACTAATTGCGtgacattttattatttaaaaatataatttttggacTGCCCCAAGCCACCGACTGGTCG
This window of the Diospyros lotus cultivar Yz01 chromosome 5, ASM1463336v1, whole genome shotgun sequence genome carries:
- the LOC127801584 gene encoding protein ALP1-like gives rise to the protein MDQSFLLMLSNLLQLHNHLDPTSSLLSDTYSPPASTMSSASSPTSLLASSTAAPLLFFTIASVLSYLATTASSRPSSSPSSLPAAAASDPNSEFSVAAFRALSTEHIWAMEAPLRDAQWRSSYGLSYPVFTTVVDKLKPYIAQSNLSLPSDYAVAMVLSRLTHGLSAQTLASRYSLDPYLISKITNMVTRLLATKLYPEFIKIPVGQRRLLDSTRAFEELTSLPNLCGAIDATALKLRRIPSDQNPAAYLCRHGYPAVLLQVVADHKKVFWDVCVKAPGGSDDAAHLRDSTLYDRLISEDIVWDRVMNVRGHPVRPYIVGDWCFPLLSFLITPFTWNGTGTPAQNEFDIALMKGRKVVEEAIGLLKGRWKILQDLNVGLNHAPQTIVACCVLHNLCQIAREPEPELWKEPEECGPPPRLLESEKSSCYHGESMRQALADDLYQRLPR